The Helianthus annuus cultivar XRQ/B chromosome 15, HanXRQr2.0-SUNRISE, whole genome shotgun sequence genomic sequence atagtttgtacgttttatcgttattttttagcttagtttagtttagaATTACGTGCTATTGATCTACATTGCGTTTTCCAGGTCTTGATACATAAAATGCTGAAATTGGAGCAAAACCGAGCTAAAGTGTCAAATGTCAAGTTCCGGAATCAATGTATAAAAGTGTTAGAATAATTTTGAAGTTTTTGGAAGTTGGAGCCGAGCTTAGAGggaaacattctgtgaaaaaagCTCAGTCGCGTAGCGCTAAGGTGAAAACATGctcagtcgcgctacgcgactgagGTAGCTTTGACTTTGCTGACTTTTGGGGATCTCGCGTAGCGCTAGCAAGAAGGGGAGaccagtcgcgctacgcgactggtATGAATGACGCGCCTGATTTGTGGATCGATTAGGGTTTGCTATAAAACCAAGAATTATAATCAAAAACCCTAACTTACGAATTATTAAAGTTTTGGAGCTTTCTGAGAGCAACTTTGGAGCTATTTCGGAGCTTTTGAAGGCAAGGCcacgacatttttatttatgttttgatattcggtatccgCTTGCCGTTTCAGACACGCGTTTTGCAGACATTAGATCCCCACCGCAACGCGCGACGAAAAATCaactagttttttttaaagaCTATCTTTTCccgtatatatttattttataataatatttaatttatATAACAACAATTTATTTACAATAAAAACAGGTTCTGACTAAACTTACCATCCCACTAAACGTATgagaaattatttttttaataaagatCTTCTCAAATATTTTGCAAGAGGATCGTATCTTAAAGCAACAATCGTGGAAATACGTGATCTTACACCGTGTTCCAGAGTTTACtaatgaaagaaaatgaaaagaaacaaaaagaaagtaaaaatattttgtgttccatAATTTCATTTAAGAAAGGACAACTAGACTAAattctttagtttttttttccttttgatTTTGGAGGAAATGATGGGAAAGATATCTTTTTTTCCTTTCTCGTCCTTTCGTTTCTTACTTTTacttccttttcttttccctcATTAAGTTAACTCAGAAACAAAGCGTTACGGAGGAGGAAGTTTGGGTGCAAGCGGAATGCAAAAAAGGGTTGGAGGAGGGTAGCttttaaaaaaacaaagattGGAAGCAAATGGCACGTATTAAATGGGTTATAAAAGGCGATGAAAACTTGGCCTATTTTTATAGAAAACATTTCTCGTAAAAAGTTACAGCGAGACCGGTTTTGATATGTTCCAACATCAAAAAGATTAGTGAGGAGGCTGGTACTGAGCTCATAGCTAGGGCTGCAAATGagaactgttcggcgggaagtttgtttgtgttcgttcgtttattaaacaaacgaacacgaacaataaATTTGGttcatttagttaaatgaacaaacatgaacagaggttgtgttcgttcgtttatgtttgtgaacattcggtaacgtgttcgtttgtgttcaatagttcattagtgtttttaacttttgtatttatttaaatacttcaaaattccgacaaattaaatatttaataagtgttaatgtattatatattctgtttatGAACGATTATTTGTGTTTGTCTATTTctatttgtgttcatgaacattattttgtgctcatttgtgttcgtcaacgttcgtTTTCGTCCGTtatctaaaattaacaaacaaacacaaacgaagaCGAACAAgttaatttccttaacaaacgaacacgaacatagaaTCTCGTttgataagtgttcgtgaacagttcgcgaacacatatatttcttaacaaacaaacacaaacaaggtcttgttcatgtttgtttggttcgtttgcagccctactcaTAGCTACATTTTCAAGAATGGAGATAAAAGATGCGGTGTTTAGTTGTGGGTCGGACCGGGCCCGGGCCTGGACggttttaattttaaatttattAAGTGTTTTTGGCAGCTTTTTGAGCATGATTCCAGCAGTATTATGGAGCATTTTTATGGTTCTGGTATTACTAACAAAGGTTGTAGCTTATTTTTCATCACTCTTATACCGAAGAAAAGAGACCGGGTGGACCTTAGAGATTATAAACCGATTAACTTAATTGGGCTCATTAGTAAGGTAATTTCAAAAATCCTTGCTAATAGGCTCAGAAAAGTTATCGGTTCGGTAATCTCGGAAGATCAAACGCTTTTATTAAAGACAAGCTTATTCTTGATAGCCCTATGATTATGAATGAGCTTTTGGCGTGGAtgaaaaaaagacaaaaaagggtGTTCCTGCTGAAAATTGATTTTCAAAAAGCTTACGATAATGTAAGTTGGAATTTCCTTATACACATTATGAGTTAAATGGGTTTTCCATCGGTGTGATGCATATGGATTAAAGGAATTCTTCTTTCGGCTCGGCCGTCTATTATCGTTAACGGAAGCCCTACCTTTGAGTTTCAATGCCAAAAAGGGATTCGTCAAGGGGACCCCATATCTCCGTTTCTTTTTCTTATAGTGATGGAAGCGTTTTCTTGTATGTTTCATAAAGCTGTAGAGGTAGGTGATTTTATGGGAATCAAAACACCGTTGGAGGGCCCATCGGTATCAAATCTTCTATATTCGGACGATGCTCTTATTCTTGGGGAGTGGTCCGGTGGTAATATATTGAATGTGGCTAGGCTTCTTCGCATTTTCCACCTTTGCTCGGGCCTTAAAATCAATCTTAAAAAATCAAGTTTAATGGGGATAAAGGTGGATACGGGAGAAGTGGATAATATGGCAGCTTTGTTATGATGTCAAAAGGGTGGTATTTCATTTAATTACCTAGGTATCAAGGTTGGGGCGAACATGAATAAGATAAGTAATTGGAAACCGATATATGAAGTTTTTGAGAACCGTCTCACTTTATGGAAAGCTTGTTCTCTCTCCATTGGGGAAAGAGTCATCCTCATTAAAGCGGTGCTCGAACGTCTTTCAATATATTACCTTTCTTTATTTAAAGCTCCGTGCAAAGTGATTGAAGATCTAGAAGCGGTGATGAGAAGGTTTTTGTGGGCGGAAGCAAGTAATGAAAGAAAAATTCCTTGGGTGGCTTGGAAAATAGTGGCTTCGCCTAAAGAGGTGGGGGGTCTTGGAATTAGTAGATTAAAAGTTGTAAATGACGCCCTTCTTGCAAAATGGGTGTGGAGATATAGAGTCGACCACAATAGTCTATAGAAGCGGGTGATAGAGGCTTGTTATAGAAACAAGCGAGGATGGTCGTTTTTACCCTCTAAAAAGGCTATCACGGGATGTTGGAATGCGATTGTACGTATGGAAGAAAAAAGATTGATTGGGGGCCGTAATATACACAAATATATTAAAGGTATTGTGGGTAATGGTGAGGATTTACGTTTTTGGATTGATCCGTGGTTGAAGGACGTTCCGTTAAAAGACACGTGACCGAATTTTTTCGGCTGGAAAGCAATAAAGTATGCAGAATTAATGAATGTGTTAACATACAAGCTCAGGATCCGACTTGGGTGTGGAAATAGAAGCAAGCTCCAGCTTCCACGGAGGAGATAGCGGAGTGGCAAGAGTGTCTATCGTTGATACCGTCGGTTTCTTTTTTGGGTTCCAGTGACCCGTGGACCTGATTTGGTGATAAGTCGGGTTGTTTTTCAGTGGCATCGCTAAAGGGCATAATGATGAAGGAGGCAGTTTCGGATCAGCAATGGGTGATTAATTGGTGCAAATGGACTCCATCAAAATGTAATATTATGGCGTGGACAGCAGAAATGAATCGTTTTCCAACATGTGAGGCGTTAAAGAAGAGGAATGTTATCTTGAACTTGGAGAATTGCATAGCCTGTGGGGATATAGTAGAGTCGATCGACCACCTCTTTTTCTCATGCATAGTTGCAACAAGAATCTGGAACTTTATTAGCTCATGGTGCAAGTTACCGGATTTCATTATCTTTTCCTTCAGGGACCTCATGGAGATTTACAAAACGGTAAGAATAGGAAAGGCTAAGGCGGAAGTGGTTCATGGCCTTATTATTACTGCTTGTTGGTGTTTATGGAAAGCCCGAAACGATAAGGTTTTCAGAGGAAGAATGGTTCAAACGGATGGTATTTGTAATGATATTAAGTCGTTTGGTTTTATTTGGTTAAAATATTTGTAATGATATAGGTCTAAATACAAAACACTCTGATGGAGTGACTGGTGTAAATACCCCTTATACATGTTGTGGATTCATATTGTTGGTTCGTTGGGTGCCTCTGTCGTTTTTCGTGGTAGGGGCTGgttgtttgtttttataaagtctccattcaaaaaaaaaaaaaaaaaaacctaaatacAAATAGAAGTTCACAAATTCAACTGCTTAGAAAgttatttttttaacaattttggATCACCGACGGACCACTACATTATCATCGTCTTACCAGCGTAATCACTATCTGATTATATATTTTCTCCACTAGAGTATAATATCTATATAACAATTCAGATTGATTATATATTTTCTCCACTAAACTATAATGTCTATATAATAATTcagaaaaaaaatcaataaatctaaaaaaaaaccCTCTTGTAAAAATGAAACCCAAGACATAATAATTTAGATTCTGAAAATACAGTCTAACAACAGAATAATTAGTATATTTTGTAAGAGGGTGGTACGTTTTACAACGTATAAAAATTGATACAGAAGTCCACAAACTCAACTATTTATAGAAAATTATTCTGAAAATACAGTCAAACATGAGAATAATTAGATTATATTCTCAgggaccaaaaagaaaacatagCAAAAATACAAGGGCCAAGGAGCACATGTACTTGTACTACCAGCATCGACATACACACGCACTTTCAGTCTCTAAAAGTACgctcctttctctctctctctcacacacaccgACGATGCATTCTTTCTCTCTCTACCTCTGTCCGCTACTTCTACAAACCGACGAGATATTCCCCGCTGTCAAAGATTCCCCCACCGGCCCCCCTTTCCCTTCGAATCCCTAAAATCTCTTCATTCCAATCTCCCTCACCCTAATTTGCTGATTCTTTGGGGTTGTTGCTACCAACAATATTCTGCTGATTGTTTTGTTTGCGGTTGTTACCAACAACAACAAGTTTGGGGTGGATTGTATCGAGTTGGTTTTTTTGATAGTTTGGGTTATTACCAAGAAGTTTTTTGGTGATAGTTTTGGTGATCACAAGAAGTTAGTTTTCTATTGGAAGTTTTTGTGTATGGGCTGTGTGGGATCGAAGCCGGACGAGTCACCGGCGGTGGCGTTATGCCGGCAACGGTGCACGTTTCTCGACACAGCGATCCACCAGCGTTACGCTCTCGCCGAGGCTCATTTAGCCTACTGTCACTCCCTCAAAAACGTCGGCGTTTCGCTACATCGTTTTTTTGACATCCACTCCGCCGCCGCCGTGCACGGCGGCGACAGCCCTTCGTCGCCTGTGCTCAACCTTCCGCCACAAAGAAAAGGAGAACCGTCCAAGCCGCCGGTAGTTCCACCCGCCGTTCATCACCATTCGCATTCGAATTCCGGCTCTCACCTTCACTTTCACTCCGATGAAGATTCCGATGACGACGACGATGATGACGGTCCTCTTCATTTACACTCCGTTGATGGAGACTCACCACCTCTGCATCAACACGAACGGTACAATAATCTGCCGTATAATAATACTTCACATGAAAATTTCACAACTCCATCTTATCCTCCGGTAAATTACCCTCCTTCGGGTTATCCACCGGTAAATTATCCACCTTCGGGTTATAATTACCCACCGCCTGCGGGTTATCCTCAACAGGATTACCCGCAGGCGGGTTATCTCCCATCAAGTTACCCTCCAGCAGGTTATCCTCCAGCGGGTTATCCGCCTGCTGGATATTCTCAGGCGGATTACCCGCCGGGTCGGTACACGATGAATTTTATGAGGAAGCAACCCACGCAGTCTGTTGTGTACCAGCAACGGCCAATGAGTCCCGAAACTATACATTATGGTGAAGCATCTTCATCGTCTTCGTATTATAACAACGGTTATAATTATCAGAACCCTAATTCTTACtcgaataataataacaacaattaCTCTAGTTATGGTGAGTATTTCGGGTCGTCTTCGTCTTCTCAACAACCGCAGTATATACAGTCTGAAGCATCGACTTCGAAACAGCCTCCTCCGCCTCCACCGCCCCCGCCTGCTAGCTCTACTTGGGATTTTTTGAACCCGTTTGAATCGTATGAAAGTTATTATCCTCCGTATACACCGAGTCGGGATTCAAGAGAAGTTAGGGAGGAGGAAGGTATTCCTGATTTGGAAGATGAAGATTATTACCAACAAGAAGTTGTGAAGGAAATACATTCTTCGCATCCGAAGTTCGTAGATGTTGCTAGTGGTAGTGgtagcggtggtggtggtggtggtgggggtggtggcgGTAGCGGTGGGGGTAATGTGGATTCGAAGAAAGCGGCGGTTGTTGATGATGAGAGTGAGAAAAGTTCTGTGGTTGATTTGCATTACAGAAGTGGACCGGGTGTACCTGAAGAAGAAGAGCCCGTTGAGTTTGAAGTTCATGTGGTCGATAAAGGAGAAACATCTAGAGGTGAAAAACCGCTTCACGAGTTTCATAGCGATTCTGAAGTTGTAAAGGAAATTCAAATCCAATTCGATCGTGCTTCAGAATCCGGGAATGAACTAGCAAAGATTCTTGAAGTTGGAAAGGTTCCACACAACCGAAAACACGCAGCCTATCAAGGTCCAATTTTTATTGTAAATTCTATTACTTGCATACAGATTTTACTTAGAATCATCAAAAGTGCTGACTTTTACCATGATATGTATCTATGAATCAGTTTCTTCGAAAATGTTGAACAAATTTTCACCGTCACTAGCAGCAGCAGCCTATAAAAGCTCTGATCCTGCTGATGTCGACGTAGAGTTAAGAACGAGGTCTAAAAATCTTTCATCTACTTTGCATAAGCTCTATATATGGGAGAAGAAATTGTTTGAGGAGGTTAAGGTATGTTAATTTAGGGATATATCAACCGTGCTTTTAAGGTACATTGTCTTATAAGTAACTAGCAAACGGTTGGTTATATATGACATAGGTTGAGGAGAAAATGAGGTTACTTCATGATGAAAAGGATATGAAACTAAAACGTTTAGATGAAAAGGGCGCGGAACCGCATAAAGTCGATGCAACAAGAACATTAGTTAGAAGTCTTTCAACCAAGATAAGGATCGCGATTCAAGTCGTCGATAAGATCTCTGAGCAGATAAATAAATTGAGAGATGAAGAGTTGTGGCCACAATTAAATGAATTCATTCAAGGGTAATGTTAACTTGTTATTTAttgataaatatatatgtttttaatgGGTTTAAATCTTGGTTTAAAAAGGCTTTTTGAATAATTGTGGTCTACAGGTTAACGAGGATGTGGAGGTCAATGCTCGAGTGCCATCGTAGTCAATGTCAAGCCATTGGAGCTGCTAAACGGTTAGACGCGATTGCTTCCAGCAAACACTTTTCTGATGATAGTCTTGAAGCCACATTACAATTAGAACATGAACTTCTAAACTGGACTATTCGATTCTCATGTTGGTTTGGAGCACAAAAGGGGTTCGTGACATCCTTAAACAACTGGCTTCTTAAATGTCTTTTGTATGTACCTGAAGAAACTGCCGATGGACCGGTTCCCTTTTCTCCTAGCCGAATAGGTGCACCAACCGTGTTCATAGTTTGTAACCAGTGGGCTCAAGCCATAGACCGGATATCCGATAAGGAAGTAGTGGAGTCGATGCGGGATTTTGTGAAAGTTGTTCTTATGTTGTGGGACCGTGATAAACAAGAAATGAGACGGAGGTTAGCATTGCATAAAAACATGGAGCGAAAAgttaaggatttggagagagaagaTCAAAAGATTCATAAAGAATTGCAAGTGCTCGATAAACAAATCGTTCTTTCTTCTGAAAAAGATAACGGGCTTTCGGCAGTGTATCAAAGTGAGACCAGTAAAAGCGTTAGCGCACAAACGAATCTACGGCTTGTTTTTGAGGCCATGGAAAGATTTACAGCTGCATCTTTGAAAGCCTGTGAAGAACTATTGCAACGTATAGAAGAAGACAAAGTTTCACGAGAGAGAGAGCGTGTTTCATAAAGAACCATCAAAAGAAACGTGTAACGAAGTATGGAACCTAAAGGGTCGAGTCATGGCTCGGTGAGTGTCAACTAGACCATGTTTTGGTCAATGAGCTCGAGCCCATCTGGTCAATCAAGTGCTCTAGGTGTGGGATTGAGCAATTATCAAATGGCCTTTAAAAGGCCACACTTTTGTAAGTGGATGtagttttgtttttctttctggTTTAGCATAGATATAGTAGATGGTAGGATAGAGTATCTCCAATTTTTGGGTTCGTTGAGCTTGTTTAGCGTCCCGTTTTCATTTTGTGGGTCTGTTTTATAGGACCTGCAAAATGGAAACGCGATTTGGCTTAAACGGAATTCATCTTATAAGATGTAAATAGACGTTTTGTTTCTTGTCTATTCTTTGAGCGGCTTGCTAACAATTTTAATGTGATTCGACATAAGTTAATAAATATCATTCAGTTTACATTAACAATAATTATCGTTCGCTTTATTCGATTAATCGAGGAAATTGAGTACATTGGCACAGGGGGAAGGGGTGAAAAGGAGATCTTGAAGCCACGGACTACGCGACTGCGAATCTTGACACCAACCCATGTCAGTTTTTGGTAGCCGGAGCTCCGATAACTCTTTGGATCCCGTCGGTAGTTTCAGGGTTGGTTCCTTGCTGGCTTGGCTATCTTTAGTGCAGGATGCCACATGGCCTAATCTCATTGGTGATAGTGCTAAGAAGTCAAGATGTTGACTCTGGGTAGAGGTTGGAGGTGATGGAGGCTGTGCTTCTTCCATGGCTGCCCTTTGCTCCAACACCTTTATGGAAGTTGCCTTTCTGTATATTTTACACAGCACTATGTCCTGCCAATTGATTAATGATTAATGTTTTATAATATGTCCAATAAGCTGGTGATAAGATGATAATGTTCAATCAAGTTGattattaatatttatttataatatatcCAATAGGCTTATAATAAGATGATTAACAGGGCTGGCTCAAAGGGAGTGAAATAAAACAAGCGCTTTGGAATCCCACTTTACTAAGGCTTCAAATTCTAACAAAACATGTTATATGCTGGTGATTTTAGCTTTGAGATTGTTGACATTAATGCTTATGATTTATAATTATACAATACACATAGATGATATATGAATCAAAGGGTCTAaagcatttttcttctttttctttatttacgaaaaGAGCCCCAATTTTGTTATTTGCTTTAGAACTAAAATATTTTGAGCCGGCCCTGTCGATTAAAGATGTTCACGGCCTAGTTCAGCTGGTTTTGATGAAAATTTCAGGCTGAATCGCTGGCGAAGGTTTCAAGAAATGGTAAACGAATCTGGCTTGGTTGCGTGGGTCAGCTGAATCGGCCGGTTTTTTTACTGGTTTAGTGGTTTAACGGTCTAGTTTTGTTGGTGTCAacaatggttttttttttctttttcaaaatcattaGTTCATTATCAATTTTAACATAATTCGGTTGGTTTATCACTAGTATGCATTTATATAACTGcataatctaaaaaaaaaaacgaagttataaaaataataaaagttaaaacGACTCggaataaaaaaaaatgaagttataaaaataataaaagttaaacgGCATAAGCTTCAGTCTGGACCGGACAGCTAAACTTCCAAACTACAAACCAAATTTTTAAGATTTCAAACAGGCTTATTTGCTTTGACTTGAACG encodes the following:
- the LOC110911379 gene encoding protein ALTERED PHOSPHATE STARVATION RESPONSE 1; this translates as MGCVGSKPDESPAVALCRQRCTFLDTAIHQRYALAEAHLAYCHSLKNVGVSLHRFFDIHSAAAVHGGDSPSSPVLNLPPQRKGEPSKPPVVPPAVHHHSHSNSGSHLHFHSDEDSDDDDDDDGPLHLHSVDGDSPPLHQHERYNNLPYNNTSHENFTTPSYPPVNYPPSGYPPVNYPPSGYNYPPPAGYPQQDYPQAGYLPSSYPPAGYPPAGYPPAGYSQADYPPGRYTMNFMRKQPTQSVVYQQRPMSPETIHYGEASSSSSYYNNGYNYQNPNSYSNNNNNNYSSYGEYFGSSSSSQQPQYIQSEASTSKQPPPPPPPPPASSTWDFLNPFESYESYYPPYTPSRDSREVREEEGIPDLEDEDYYQQEVVKEIHSSHPKFVDVASGSGSGGGGGGGGGGGSGGGNVDSKKAAVVDDESEKSSVVDLHYRSGPGVPEEEEPVEFEVHVVDKGETSRGEKPLHEFHSDSEVVKEIQIQFDRASESGNELAKILEVGKVPHNRKHAAYQVSSKMLNKFSPSLAAAAYKSSDPADVDVELRTRSKNLSSTLHKLYIWEKKLFEEVKVEEKMRLLHDEKDMKLKRLDEKGAEPHKVDATRTLVRSLSTKIRIAIQVVDKISEQINKLRDEELWPQLNEFIQGLTRMWRSMLECHRSQCQAIGAAKRLDAIASSKHFSDDSLEATLQLEHELLNWTIRFSCWFGAQKGFVTSLNNWLLKCLLYVPEETADGPVPFSPSRIGAPTVFIVCNQWAQAIDRISDKEVVESMRDFVKVVLMLWDRDKQEMRRRLALHKNMERKVKDLEREDQKIHKELQVLDKQIVLSSEKDNGLSAVYQSETSKSVSAQTNLRLVFEAMERFTAASLKACEELLQRIEEDKVSRERERVS